The following are from one region of the Methanothermobacter sp. genome:
- a CDS encoding GNAT family N-acetyltransferase gives MVRLILRNVREEDFTAIAELALKCPPMVTERNSIYHIFTKFFSSTSFVVEEDGRITGFLLGFISQEDPHEAYIHLLCVSPHLRGRGVASRLLEVFIETVSQRGVHVIYLITKPVNQRAIRFYLKNGFRAVEEGETVDAGPVKAVADYNGPGEDMVVFRRFI, from the coding sequence GTGGTTCGCTTGATCTTGAGGAATGTGAGGGAGGAGGATTTCACTGCTATAGCGGAACTGGCATTAAAATGTCCCCCGATGGTTACAGAGAGGAACTCAATCTACCATATATTCACAAAGTTCTTCAGCAGCACGTCCTTTGTTGTAGAGGAGGATGGAAGGATCACTGGCTTTCTCCTGGGATTCATATCCCAGGAAGACCCTCATGAGGCATATATTCATCTTCTCTGTGTCTCACCACACCTCAGAGGGAGGGGTGTGGCATCAAGGCTTCTTGAGGTCTTCATAGAAACTGTGAGTCAGAGGGGGGTTCATGTGATATACCTTATAACAAAACCTGTTAACCAGAGAGCGATAAGATTTTACCTTAAAAATGGGTTCAGGGCGGTGGAGGAGGGTGAAACAGTTGATGCAGGCCCTGTGAAGGCTGTGGCAGATTACAATGGTCCCGGTGAGGACATGGTGGTATTCAGAAGGTTTATCTGA